One stretch of Muribaculum intestinale DNA includes these proteins:
- the ychF gene encoding redox-regulated ATPase YchF, with translation MALQCGIVGLPNVGKSTLFNCLSNAKAQSANFPFCTIEPNVGVITVPDDRLTKLVEMCQPKSVVPATVEIVDIAGLVKGASKGEGLGNKFLANIRETDAIIHVLRCFDDDNITHVDGSVDPVRDKEIIDYELQLKDLETVESRIAKTQKQAQTGGDKVAKMQLDVLLRYKEALDQGLPARSVSFDGQDEQKFARELFLLTNKPVLYVCNVDDGSAATGNAYVEAVREAVKGENAQILIVAAQTEADIAELDTWEERQEFLAEIGLEESGVSRLIRSAYALLDLQTYFTAGPDEVRAWTFMRGSKAPKCAGIIHTDFEKGFIRAEVIKYDDYVALGGETGVREAGKLGIEGKEYVVQDGDIMHFRFNV, from the coding sequence ATGGCATTGCAATGCGGCATAGTCGGTCTGCCCAACGTGGGCAAATCGACCCTTTTCAACTGTCTGTCAAACGCTAAGGCTCAGTCGGCCAACTTTCCATTCTGTACCATTGAGCCGAATGTGGGCGTAATCACCGTGCCCGACGACCGCCTGACCAAACTCGTGGAGATGTGTCAGCCCAAGAGCGTGGTGCCCGCCACGGTCGAGATTGTCGATATTGCCGGTCTGGTAAAGGGTGCTTCCAAGGGCGAGGGCCTGGGCAACAAGTTCCTGGCCAACATCCGCGAGACCGATGCCATCATACATGTGCTCCGCTGCTTCGACGACGACAATATCACCCATGTCGACGGCTCGGTTGATCCCGTGCGCGACAAGGAGATTATCGATTACGAACTTCAGCTCAAGGACCTCGAGACCGTAGAGAGCCGTATCGCCAAGACCCAGAAACAGGCGCAGACCGGAGGCGACAAGGTGGCCAAGATGCAACTTGATGTGCTCCTCCGCTACAAGGAGGCGCTCGACCAGGGTCTGCCTGCACGCTCGGTGAGCTTTGACGGACAGGATGAGCAGAAATTTGCCCGCGAACTGTTCCTGCTCACCAACAAGCCTGTGCTCTATGTATGTAATGTCGACGACGGCTCTGCAGCCACCGGCAACGCCTATGTGGAGGCCGTACGTGAGGCCGTGAAGGGGGAGAACGCCCAGATACTGATTGTGGCCGCCCAGACCGAGGCCGATATCGCGGAACTCGACACTTGGGAAGAGCGTCAGGAATTTCTTGCCGAAATCGGACTTGAAGAGTCGGGTGTTAGCCGACTGATACGCTCGGCCTACGCGCTGCTCGACCTTCAGACCTACTTTACCGCAGGTCCCGACGAGGTTCGCGCCTGGACATTCATGCGCGGCTCCAAGGCTCCAAAGTGTGCCGGTATCATCCATACTGACTTCGAGAAGGGATTTATCCGTGCCGAGGTAATCAAGTATGACGACTATGTGGCCCTCGGAGGCGAGACCGGCGTGCGCGAGGCCGGCAAGCTCGGTATCGAGGGTAAGGAATATGTGGTGCAGGATGGCGATATAATGCATTTCCGCTTCAATGTGTAA
- the tpx gene encoding thiol peroxidase codes for METVYFKGNECHTCGNLPSVGSTAPDFSLVTPELKEVGLSDFPGKKIVLNIFPSLDTPVCATSVRRFNEKAAGKKDAVVLCVSVDLPFAAGRFCTLEGLKDVIPASAFRSSEFARSYGVELVDGPLKGLLTRAVVIIDADRKVIYRELVDEITGEPDYDAALGML; via the coding sequence ATGGAAACCGTATATTTCAAAGGTAACGAATGCCATACCTGTGGAAATCTGCCCTCGGTAGGCTCCACCGCTCCCGATTTCTCGCTTGTGACCCCTGAACTAAAAGAAGTGGGCCTTTCTGACTTCCCCGGGAAGAAGATAGTGTTGAATATTTTCCCGAGTCTTGACACTCCGGTATGCGCCACATCGGTGCGCCGGTTCAACGAGAAGGCCGCCGGAAAAAAGGATGCCGTAGTGCTCTGTGTGTCGGTCGACCTGCCTTTTGCAGCAGGACGATTCTGTACGCTCGAAGGGCTGAAGGATGTAATTCCGGCGTCGGCGTTCCGTTCTTCGGAGTTCGCGCGCTCGTATGGCGTTGAACTTGTCGATGGTCCTCTCAAGGGGCTGCTTACCCGTGCTGTCGTTATCATTGACGCCGACCGTAAGGTAATATACCGCGAGCTTGTCGATGAGATTACCGGTGAGCCCGACTATGATGCAGCTCTGGGAATGCTCTGA
- the folB gene encoding dihydroneopterin aldolase, with translation MNDLTIEVNGLRLFARHGVGEQERKVGNLFEVTVHLRYPADGAIADDRLEDTLNYAEAVAVVREVMTVPSQLLEHVAGRLRMALTRRFPLIAGGMIRVAKLVPPFAADIDSVAVVLRW, from the coding sequence ATGAATGACCTTACTATAGAAGTAAACGGATTGCGACTGTTTGCCCGCCATGGCGTAGGCGAGCAGGAACGCAAGGTAGGAAACCTGTTTGAAGTAACTGTGCACCTCCGCTATCCCGCCGACGGGGCAATCGCGGATGACCGTCTTGAGGATACTCTCAACTATGCCGAAGCTGTGGCAGTGGTGCGTGAAGTAATGACTGTGCCGTCGCAGCTTCTCGAACATGTGGCCGGACGACTGCGCATGGCTCTTACCCGACGTTTCCCGCTCATAGCCGGTGGAATGATACGCGTAGCCAAACTTGTACCCCCCTTTGCCGCCGACATCGATTCGGTAGCGGTAGTGCTACGATGGTGA
- a CDS encoding TPM domain-containing protein, with translation MTRKILTFFLIILAAAISAGAAVHSVKDIPNVHLADARRYVSDPDGLLSPAMRDSLDAAIRRVWETSSAELAVVVVDRIEGGDIDSFATELFTDWGIGKEDNDNGVLYLVAMGDRKAVIRTGYGAEGVVPDIIAGRIIRSSNQYFKGGDTDGGVADAVGNLSYLLTTPGATEELMSKYANDRRRGGEETIDFFGIWIKISMFIAALMLIFFIITLVSTRRQNRYQRYIRLQQLQLPALIISFATIGMGLVVFVPLMIIMRRLRTASRKCPNCSTKMKRLDEKSDNAYLTPAQDTEERIDSVDYDVWLCPNCGETDILPYVNHSKNYTPCPNCGARACTLVADRIVKSPTTREEGWGQKIYNCRNCHKDNARNYTIPKAAPPVVIVPPIGGRGGGFGGGGFGGGSFGGGSTGGGGASGGW, from the coding sequence ATGACACGCAAGATTCTGACATTCTTCCTGATAATACTTGCAGCCGCCATATCAGCGGGGGCTGCCGTACACTCCGTAAAGGATATACCCAACGTACACCTGGCCGATGCACGGCGCTATGTGTCGGACCCCGACGGACTCCTGTCGCCAGCCATGCGCGACAGCCTCGACGCAGCCATAAGACGCGTGTGGGAGACATCGTCGGCCGAACTCGCCGTAGTGGTAGTCGACCGCATCGAGGGTGGCGACATCGACAGCTTCGCCACCGAACTGTTTACCGACTGGGGCATCGGCAAGGAGGACAACGACAACGGTGTGCTCTACCTCGTGGCCATGGGCGACCGCAAGGCTGTGATACGCACCGGCTACGGGGCCGAGGGCGTAGTGCCCGACATAATAGCGGGGCGCATCATACGCAGTTCCAACCAATATTTCAAAGGTGGCGACACCGACGGCGGAGTGGCCGACGCGGTAGGCAATCTGAGCTATCTCCTCACAACCCCGGGCGCTACCGAGGAGCTTATGTCGAAATATGCCAACGACCGGCGCCGCGGCGGGGAGGAGACCATCGACTTCTTCGGGATATGGATAAAGATAAGCATGTTTATCGCTGCCCTTATGCTGATATTCTTTATAATCACGCTCGTGTCGACACGTCGTCAGAACCGCTACCAGCGCTACATCAGGCTACAGCAACTGCAACTGCCGGCGCTCATTATCTCGTTTGCCACCATCGGTATGGGGCTTGTGGTATTTGTGCCGCTCATGATTATCATGCGCCGTCTGCGCACAGCATCGCGCAAATGTCCCAACTGCTCGACAAAGATGAAGCGCCTCGACGAGAAGTCGGACAACGCCTACCTCACACCCGCCCAGGACACCGAAGAGCGCATCGACTCAGTCGACTACGACGTGTGGCTGTGTCCCAACTGCGGTGAGACCGACATCCTTCCATATGTCAACCACTCGAAAAACTATACGCCATGTCCAAACTGCGGCGCACGCGCATGTACACTCGTGGCCGACCGCATAGTCAAGAGTCCGACTACAAGAGAGGAGGGCTGGGGACAGAAGATATACAACTGCCGCAACTGCCACAAAGACAATGCCCGCAACTACACTATCCCGAAAGCCGCCCCTCCGGTAGTAATCGTTCCCCCGATTGGTGGCCGAGGCGGTGGATTCGGTGGAGGAGGCTTCGGCGGAGGCTCGTTTGGAGGAGGCTCAACCGGTGGAGGCGGAGCATCGGGAGGATGGTAA
- the dgt gene encoding dGTP triphosphohydrolase encodes MSWDRLICDKRFGLEHYHDARSGIRSDFQRDFDRLVFSSPFRRLQNKTQVFPLPGSVFVHNRLTHSMEVASVGRSLANEITRELRKRHASQPWVGKLDAIDEIVGAACLAHDLGNPPFGHSGEKAISTFFSEGEGAGLCPMLTPEQWADITHFEGNANSFRLLTHQFNGRRPGGFAMTYSMLASIVKYPYESSLAGANGKFGFFTTEISTFRRIADELGLIALPAPDGRTRYCRHPLVYIVEAADDICYQVMDMEDAHKLHVVSTREVTDMFLGFFSEERRSRMMEIMDKVADPNEKIAYMRSCVIGSLVSQCSRAFLDNEDTILRGAFSGSLLDHIDEQECRGYRNCSDLAWKKIYCAGDVVDIELAGNRIISFLLEKLIHAVRNPSLNYSELLLSKVPQQYDTAAPTLFGRIQAVLDHMSAMTDVYALDLFRKLNGHSLPAV; translated from the coding sequence ATGAGCTGGGACCGACTCATCTGCGACAAGCGGTTCGGACTGGAACACTACCACGACGCGCGCAGTGGCATTCGCAGCGACTTCCAGCGCGATTTCGATCGGCTGGTGTTCTCGTCGCCATTCCGACGACTGCAAAACAAGACTCAGGTGTTTCCTCTGCCAGGCTCGGTATTCGTACACAACCGACTGACCCACTCAATGGAGGTGGCCTCGGTAGGACGCAGTCTGGCCAATGAAATCACTCGCGAATTGCGCAAGCGGCATGCATCACAGCCATGGGTAGGCAAACTCGATGCTATCGACGAAATCGTGGGCGCCGCATGCCTCGCACACGACCTCGGCAATCCGCCGTTCGGACATTCGGGCGAGAAAGCCATATCGACTTTCTTCAGCGAAGGAGAGGGTGCGGGACTGTGCCCAATGCTCACACCCGAACAGTGGGCCGACATAACACACTTCGAGGGGAATGCCAACTCGTTCAGGCTCCTAACCCATCAGTTCAACGGACGTCGCCCGGGTGGTTTCGCCATGACCTACTCCATGCTCGCCTCTATCGTAAAGTACCCTTATGAATCGTCGCTGGCCGGAGCCAACGGCAAATTCGGCTTCTTCACGACCGAAATATCGACATTCCGCCGTATCGCCGACGAGCTCGGTCTTATAGCCCTACCTGCACCGGACGGCCGCACTCGCTATTGCCGCCATCCGCTCGTCTACATTGTGGAAGCTGCCGACGATATCTGCTACCAGGTGATGGACATGGAGGACGCCCATAAGCTGCATGTGGTAAGCACACGCGAAGTGACCGACATGTTTCTCGGATTCTTCTCCGAAGAGCGGCGCTCGCGCATGATGGAGATTATGGACAAGGTGGCCGACCCCAACGAGAAAATCGCCTATATGCGCTCGTGTGTCATCGGCTCGCTTGTCAGCCAATGCTCACGCGCATTCCTCGACAACGAGGATACTATACTGCGCGGTGCCTTCTCAGGCTCCCTGCTCGATCATATCGATGAACAGGAGTGCCGGGGCTACCGCAACTGCTCTGACCTTGCATGGAAAAAGATATATTGTGCGGGCGATGTGGTCGACATCGAGCTCGCGGGCAACCGCATCATATCGTTCCTGCTGGAGAAACTGATACATGCCGTACGCAACCCGTCGCTCAACTATTCCGAACTGCTTCTGAGCAAAGTGCCGCAACAGTACGACACGGCGGCCCCTACCCTGTTCGGAAGAATACAGGCCGTGCTCGACCACATGTCGGCGATGACCGACGTCTATGCCCTCGACCTATTCCGCAAACTCAACGGCCACTCTCTTCCGGCCGTATAA
- the lpxB gene encoding lipid-A-disaccharide synthase, with protein MKYFISAGEPSGDLHASELIAAIMHTDKSAEIAFLGGDLMAAAAGCEPVIHYREMAFMGFSEVLRHLPQIASNMKRARKAIDDFRPDVLVLVDYPSFNLKLAAYARKHGTRVAYYISPKVWAWKEWRVKEIRRLVDRMCCILPFEPAFYRDRHNYEATYVGNPSVKEVDERLARASSREEFIRRHNLPDRPIIALVPGSRRSEIKNNLQIMEAAAAMYPDYMPVVAAAPGIDLSYYGYYLTPGIPLVSGDTFELMHHAEVALVTSGTATLECALIGTPQVVCYRANGIKLSYKIMEKLLKISYVSLPNLISGKKIIPEMLVHMCTPKLVGRELGNILPGRPGHDNQLEGYREMRAILGTNDAPATAAGIIHQLANRKQQ; from the coding sequence ATGAAGTACTTTATATCGGCAGGAGAGCCTTCGGGCGACCTCCATGCATCCGAACTGATTGCAGCAATCATGCACACCGACAAATCTGCGGAGATAGCATTTCTTGGCGGCGACCTCATGGCGGCCGCAGCCGGATGCGAGCCGGTAATCCACTATCGCGAGATGGCTTTCATGGGATTCAGCGAGGTGTTGCGCCATCTGCCCCAGATTGCATCCAACATGAAGCGCGCGCGCAAAGCCATCGACGACTTCCGTCCCGATGTGCTCGTGCTTGTCGACTATCCGAGCTTCAACCTCAAACTCGCAGCCTATGCCCGCAAGCATGGCACCCGGGTGGCCTACTATATATCGCCGAAGGTATGGGCATGGAAAGAATGGAGAGTAAAAGAGATACGCCGTCTGGTCGACAGGATGTGCTGCATACTCCCATTCGAGCCTGCATTCTACCGCGACCGCCACAACTACGAAGCCACATACGTAGGCAATCCGTCGGTAAAGGAGGTCGATGAAAGACTGGCCCGCGCATCATCACGGGAAGAATTCATACGGCGACACAATCTACCCGACCGACCGATAATAGCGCTCGTGCCGGGGAGCCGACGCAGTGAAATCAAAAACAATCTCCAGATAATGGAAGCGGCCGCAGCCATGTACCCCGACTATATGCCGGTAGTGGCGGCGGCTCCGGGCATCGATCTGTCATATTACGGATATTATCTGACTCCGGGCATACCGCTTGTGAGCGGCGACACATTCGAACTGATGCACCACGCCGAAGTGGCGCTCGTGACCTCAGGCACAGCCACTCTGGAATGCGCCCTGATAGGCACCCCACAGGTAGTATGCTACAGAGCCAACGGAATAAAGCTCTCCTACAAAATAATGGAGAAACTGCTGAAAATATCCTACGTATCGCTCCCCAACCTGATTTCCGGGAAAAAGATTATCCCGGAAATGCTCGTACACATGTGCACTCCCAAATTGGTAGGACGTGAACTCGGCAACATACTTCCCGGACGCCCGGGCCACGACAACCAGCTCGAAGGATACCGCGAGATGCGCGCTATTCTCGGCACAAACGATGCTCCGGCTACCGCCGCCGGAATAATACACCAACTCGCAAACAGAAAGCAACAATGA
- a CDS encoding DUF2156 domain-containing protein, producing the protein MYLSTTAVIPRLRFHKMDYNAVATISPLLARSHSRTCDYTIAGMIMWAHYFNYEYAIVDNTLFVKGVEENDRTTPAFSIPIGEMPLSDAAALLKEYCMAENIPLVFSAVPEDRVEELRQLGECRIEELTDWADYLYNARDLATLSGNRYSKKRNHVNRFTSDHPGASLVDLTPDMVPRIKTFLDTLPPDEEHVTAQIERNEVMRLLDHWDSLPMDGAALMTPDRGIVAFAIGEVIADTLYVHIEKMLHDINGAGETINKEFAAMMLDRYGVTFINREEDAGDEGLRRAKESYHPLMMLRKYNVAFSG; encoded by the coding sequence ATGTATCTGTCAACTACTGCCGTAATACCCCGACTGCGTTTCCATAAAATGGACTACAACGCTGTCGCCACTATCAGCCCGCTGCTCGCCCGCTCCCACAGCCGTACATGCGACTACACCATCGCAGGAATGATTATGTGGGCACATTATTTCAATTATGAATACGCTATTGTCGATAACACCCTATTTGTAAAAGGCGTAGAAGAGAATGACCGCACCACGCCGGCATTCTCTATACCCATAGGCGAGATGCCGCTGTCGGACGCAGCAGCACTGCTTAAGGAATATTGTATGGCCGAAAACATTCCGCTTGTATTTTCAGCCGTGCCCGAAGACCGTGTCGAGGAACTAAGACAACTCGGCGAATGCCGCATAGAGGAGCTGACCGACTGGGCCGACTATCTATATAATGCCCGTGACCTCGCCACACTCTCCGGCAACCGCTACAGCAAAAAACGCAACCATGTGAACCGGTTCACCTCCGACCATCCGGGAGCAAGCCTTGTCGACCTCACACCGGACATGGTACCCCGGATAAAGACGTTTCTTGATACTCTGCCTCCCGACGAGGAACATGTGACGGCACAAATCGAGCGCAACGAAGTGATGCGGCTGCTCGACCACTGGGACTCACTGCCCATGGATGGAGCGGCTCTGATGACTCCCGACCGCGGTATAGTGGCATTCGCCATCGGAGAAGTCATAGCCGACACTCTCTATGTGCATATCGAGAAAATGCTCCACGACATAAACGGCGCCGGTGAGACAATCAACAAGGAGTTTGCAGCCATGATGCTCGACCGCTACGGAGTGACATTCATCAACCGCGAGGAGGATGCCGGCGACGAGGGCCTACGACGCGCCAAAGAGTCGTACCATCCGCTCATGATGCTGCGCAAATACAATGTAGCGTTCAGCGGCTGA
- a CDS encoding TonB-dependent receptor yields MAGVARSAWLPLLCIGTLPGRSETVFSSPDSIGYPDSDVTLEEVTVEARSRRPARLSADGAVTLDATVTGQRMRAFGEADAMRWIGTLPGISSAGDYASGVSVDGTEYSHTYYGIGGAPVFFPYHFGGIFSVFNAEHYPVVRVEKSVHTPDMPPRLGGRIEFSPRRGLSERLRGVVNVGLLASSATVTAPVGKRADITVSGRLSYINALYGGVLKANSTDIDYGFNDYNLTARFIAGSSDRLAMHLFYNRDFLSTADKRYALDTRFRWHNFLAAAEWEHKARRFQWHQNLYCSTFGSTFGMTMTRISAKVPSSITETGTRGHGAYDFGGSAGMRLLMGASASYISGIPQWASVDGYGSARRPDRVSSFLSRGHVAVELSPIKSLTLTLGSSLTVYGARDYHPVFVDPMATLEWTSKAGTFSLHASGYTQTLHQVGFSDIGLASNFWLAASRSLKAQRARTLAASWMYAPDNAGWELSADIYYKRLSGASEYDGTTITLLDADYDSMEHIITGDGRNYGLGFMASKVAGRLTGSVSLAWGRAQRRFPSIGSDWVTAAVEQRLSATVQAHYRLSGSVGLDAVWTYATGRPVTPVTALYLIGENVISEYGERNSRCMPPYHRLDLSASWSFRIKQWPGIDNMLVLSVINAYGHNNVSIVTFGYDTDENVFARREASSLYKFMPSIAYVMRF; encoded by the coding sequence ATGGCAGGAGTCGCGCGGTCAGCGTGGCTCCCGCTTTTATGTATCGGGACTCTCCCGGGTAGGAGTGAGACCGTTTTCTCAAGCCCCGACAGCATAGGGTATCCCGACAGTGATGTCACGCTTGAAGAGGTGACGGTCGAGGCGCGGTCGCGCAGGCCGGCACGCCTGTCGGCCGACGGTGCGGTGACACTCGATGCCACTGTCACCGGGCAGCGGATGAGAGCTTTCGGAGAAGCTGACGCCATGCGCTGGATAGGCACTTTGCCTGGCATATCGTCGGCCGGAGATTATGCTTCGGGAGTATCTGTCGACGGTACCGAATATTCCCACACTTACTACGGCATAGGTGGCGCTCCTGTGTTTTTCCCTTATCATTTCGGAGGCATATTCTCGGTATTCAATGCCGAGCATTATCCGGTGGTCAGAGTGGAGAAATCAGTGCATACACCGGATATGCCTCCGCGCCTTGGCGGACGCATCGAATTCTCTCCACGACGCGGTCTATCCGAAAGGCTTCGCGGGGTGGTCAATGTAGGGCTGCTCGCGAGCAGTGCCACAGTTACGGCGCCTGTAGGAAAGAGGGCCGACATTACCGTCTCGGGACGGTTGAGTTATATCAACGCACTATATGGCGGCGTGCTCAAGGCCAATTCCACTGATATCGACTACGGATTTAACGATTATAATCTTACTGCCCGCTTTATCGCCGGGAGTTCCGACCGGCTGGCGATGCACTTGTTCTACAACCGCGACTTTTTGTCTACCGCCGACAAGCGTTATGCCCTCGACACACGTTTCCGCTGGCATAATTTTCTGGCTGCCGCAGAGTGGGAGCATAAGGCACGGCGTTTCCAATGGCATCAGAACCTGTATTGCTCCACATTCGGCTCTACATTCGGCATGACAATGACACGCATATCGGCCAAAGTGCCCTCATCTATCACTGAGACAGGCACACGCGGACATGGCGCTTACGATTTCGGTGGCAGTGCCGGCATGCGGCTTCTGATGGGTGCCTCCGCATCGTACATATCCGGTATTCCGCAATGGGCATCGGTCGACGGCTACGGTAGCGCCCGGCGTCCCGATAGGGTCAGTTCGTTTTTGTCACGCGGACATGTAGCGGTAGAGCTATCTCCAATTAAAAGTCTGACACTTACCCTCGGGAGCAGTCTCACTGTATATGGCGCCCGGGATTATCATCCGGTGTTTGTCGACCCTATGGCCACACTTGAGTGGACATCAAAGGCAGGTACTTTCAGTCTGCACGCTTCAGGCTACACTCAGACTCTCCATCAGGTGGGGTTCAGCGATATCGGGCTTGCATCCAATTTCTGGCTTGCCGCATCCCGCTCGCTCAAAGCGCAGAGAGCACGCACACTGGCCGCCTCCTGGATGTATGCTCCTGACAATGCCGGCTGGGAGTTGTCGGCCGACATATATTACAAGCGGCTCAGCGGGGCTTCGGAGTATGACGGTACTACCATCACACTGCTTGATGCCGATTATGACAGCATGGAGCATATCATAACCGGCGACGGCCGCAATTATGGCCTCGGATTCATGGCCTCGAAAGTGGCAGGACGCCTTACCGGCTCCGTGTCGCTTGCCTGGGGACGTGCGCAACGGCGCTTCCCCTCAATCGGGAGTGACTGGGTGACAGCCGCTGTCGAGCAACGCCTGTCGGCTACGGTGCAGGCACATTACCGCCTTAGCGGGTCGGTGGGGCTTGATGCCGTATGGACCTATGCCACCGGGCGACCGGTGACTCCGGTCACGGCTCTGTACCTTATCGGCGAAAATGTGATTTCGGAGTATGGCGAGCGTAATTCACGGTGTATGCCGCCTTATCATAGGCTTGACCTGTCGGCATCGTGGAGTTTCCGGATTAAGCAATGGCCAGGTATCGACAATATGCTTGTGTTGTCGGTAATCAATGCCTATGGACACAATAATGTGTCGATAGTGACATTCGGCTATGATACCGATGAGAATGTGTTTGCCCGCAGGGAGGCCTCGTCGCTATATAAGTTTATGCCATCGATTGCATATGTAATGCGTTTTTGA
- a CDS encoding DUF4249 family protein, whose translation MKRVFYIVTACLILVSCQKTIDDDTAGTGRLVVEGWIDSGGHPTVILTRSFSPMSTESTTLSDLVVRWANVTISDGERTETMIGRIDNSMTPPFVYTTAQITGVPGRTYTITAEYEGERIVSSCTMPRPVDISRIDVAPVADSDTLREVSLTFVPGIGNDKCYQLAVYDPSLSGRMLPCFMGAYAASSSGGGGEVTLTVCRPSIDTDGGDYTPYFRTGRTIMVALTAIAPEVWRFWHEYDDFTAFGGNIFLAGTIPMHGNIDGGYGIWSARGVDVRTIIIE comes from the coding sequence ATGAAGAGAGTGTTTTATATCGTGACGGCATGTCTTATACTCGTGTCATGCCAAAAGACCATTGATGATGATACCGCAGGCACAGGGCGTCTCGTGGTGGAAGGCTGGATTGATTCAGGCGGACATCCGACAGTGATTCTCACCCGCAGTTTTTCTCCAATGTCGACCGAATCCACTACTTTGAGCGATCTCGTGGTGCGTTGGGCCAATGTCACTATATCCGACGGAGAGCGCACCGAGACTATGATAGGGCGTATCGACAACAGCATGACACCGCCGTTTGTGTATACTACCGCACAGATTACAGGTGTGCCGGGGCGTACCTATACCATAACCGCGGAGTATGAGGGGGAGAGGATAGTATCATCATGCACTATGCCTCGTCCGGTGGATATAAGCCGTATAGATGTGGCTCCGGTAGCTGACTCGGATACCCTCCGCGAGGTGTCGCTTACGTTTGTTCCCGGTATTGGCAACGACAAGTGTTATCAACTTGCGGTGTATGACCCGTCGCTCAGCGGGAGGATGCTGCCATGCTTCATGGGTGCTTATGCGGCATCGTCATCGGGTGGCGGCGGAGAGGTGACTCTTACTGTGTGCCGCCCGAGTATTGACACCGACGGAGGAGACTATACCCCATATTTTCGTACAGGGCGCACCATTATGGTGGCGCTTACAGCAATAGCTCCCGAAGTATGGCGTTTCTGGCATGAATATGACGATTTTACTGCATTCGGCGGCAATATATTTCTTGCCGGTACGATTCCGATGCATGGCAATATCGACGGAGGCTACGGCATATGGAGCGCCCGCGGTGTCGATGTCCGCACGATAATAATAGAATAA